The region CGATGCCAAAACGGGACGATTATGCCATACCCCCGCGCGCCCATACAAGCCGGGGGCGATATGCAACCATGAAAGGAGGCGGCCTGGCGGCCTGGCGGGGCCGGTTTCGGCTACTCCAGCACGTCGTCCCGCACGATGGCCCCCGGCAGGGTGCTCGCGTGCGGCCAGAGCTTGCGGCCCGGGTAGATCGACGTATGAATGCCCGTGTGGACGCCGTCCCCGATGATCGCGCCCAGCTTGCGGCGGCCGGTGTCGACGAGCTCGTCCTTGATGCGGCTGCGGTGGTTCTTGCCGTCGTGCCGGTAGTTCGCGGTGACGGTGCCGCAGCCGAGGTTGGCCTTTTCTCCGACGACGCTGTCGCCCACGTAGCTCAGGTGCGGGACGGCGGCCCCGTCCATGAGTATGCTGTTCTTCACTTCGCAGCCCTGGCCTACCTTGCAGCCGCGGCCGAGGACGGTGCCCGGGCGGAGGTAGCAGTTCGGGCCGACGCGGCAGCCCTCGCCGATCATGACGGGCCCCTCGATATAGACGCCGGGCAGGACGGTGCTGCCCTTGCCCACGTAGAGCGGGCCGTGGACGTGCGCCGCCGGGCTGACTTCGCCGTGGATCTCGCTGGGCATGTGGTTCTCCAGCATGTAGAGGTTGGCGTCGAGCAGGTCCCAGGCGTACCCGATGGGGAGCCAGTAGCGCTCGGCGGTCACGGCGCGGAAGTCGCCCCGGTCGGCCAGGGTCTGGATCGCGCTGGTGATCTCGATTTCGCCGCGCTCCGAAAGGGGCGTGTGCTCCAGGATATCGAAGATTTCCGGGGTAAACTTGTAGGCGCCGATATTGGCCAGGTTGGAGAAGACTTCTTTGGGCTTTTCGACGAGCCGCACAACGCGGTTGCCCTCCGCCACCTCGTAGATCCCGTACAGGCGCGGATCGGCGACCGTTTTCACGAGCGCGGCCTGATCCTGCCGCGAGAGTGCCTCGAAATCGTCCGCCGCGTAGAGGTCGTCGCCGTTGAAGGCCATGAACGGCGCGTCAATGCGGGAGGCGCATTGGAGCAGGGCGTGCCCGGT is a window of Candidatus Hydrogenedentota bacterium DNA encoding:
- a CDS encoding NTP transferase domain-containing protein, which translates into the protein MKAVIFAAGKSTRTYPLTLTRPKPLLPIANKPIGAHQIEALPGVVDTVIMVVGYREEMIRDYFGAEYRGRRIEYVTQTEQKGTGHALLQCASRIDAPFMAFNGDDLYAADDFEALSRQDQAALVKTVADPRLYGIYEVAEGNRVVRLVEKPKEVFSNLANIGAYKFTPEIFDILEHTPLSERGEIEITSAIQTLADRGDFRAVTAERYWLPIGYAWDLLDANLYMLENHMPSEIHGEVSPAAHVHGPLYVGKGSTVLPGVYIEGPVMIGEGCRVGPNCYLRPGTVLGRGCKVGQGCEVKNSILMDGAAVPHLSYVGDSVVGEKANLGCGTVTANYRHDGKNHRSRIKDELVDTGRRKLGAIIGDGVHTGIHTSIYPGRKLWPHASTLPGAIVRDDVLE